A genomic window from Luteolibacter flavescens includes:
- a CDS encoding DUF692 domain-containing protein, with protein sequence MSDPRFTSGVELATGIGLRVPHYAHILAEKPSVGWFEIISENYMVEGGRPLAVLDRILDQYRVVQHGVGMYPGNAGGINFDHLRRLKRLIRRTKTPWISDHLCWGSVDGTMSHDLLPIPFTFEAVRKTAENLRIAQDFLEVPLAVENVSSYGEFNGDEMTEWEFLAEVAEAADVGILLDVNNIYVSSVNNVFEPLDYVNFVPPERVAQIHIAGHSRYERFIVDTHDHPVIDPVWKLYERAIERSGPVATLLEWDGRIPSFDEVWTEARKSETWREAALAKRANDEAA encoded by the coding sequence ATGAGCGACCCCCGATTTACTTCCGGCGTGGAATTGGCCACGGGCATCGGCCTGCGGGTGCCGCACTACGCCCACATCCTGGCTGAAAAGCCGTCCGTCGGGTGGTTCGAGATCATCTCGGAGAATTACATGGTGGAAGGCGGGCGTCCGCTCGCGGTGCTGGATCGCATCCTCGACCAATACCGCGTCGTGCAGCACGGCGTGGGCATGTATCCGGGGAATGCGGGCGGCATCAATTTCGACCACCTGCGCCGGCTGAAGCGCTTGATCCGCCGGACGAAAACGCCGTGGATCTCCGACCACCTTTGCTGGGGCAGCGTGGATGGCACCATGAGCCATGACCTGCTGCCCATTCCCTTCACCTTCGAAGCGGTGAGGAAGACGGCGGAGAATCTGCGCATCGCCCAAGACTTCCTTGAGGTGCCGCTGGCGGTCGAGAACGTGAGCAGCTACGGCGAATTCAATGGCGACGAAATGACCGAGTGGGAATTCCTCGCGGAGGTCGCGGAGGCGGCCGACGTCGGTATCCTGTTAGACGTGAACAACATCTATGTCTCCTCGGTGAACAATGTCTTCGAGCCGCTGGATTACGTGAATTTCGTGCCGCCGGAGCGTGTGGCGCAGATCCACATCGCGGGGCACTCGCGCTACGAGCGCTTTATCGTGGACACGCACGATCACCCGGTCATCGACCCGGTGTGGAAGCTTTACGAACGAGCCATCGAGCGCAGTGGGCCCGTGGCCACGCTGCTGGAGTGGGACGGACGCATCCCGTCCTTTGACGAGGTGTGGACGGAGGCAAGGAAGTCCGAGACCTGGCGCGAAGCCGCCTTGGCCAAACGCGCGAACGATGAAGCCGCTTGA
- a CDS encoding GNAT family N-acetyltransferase, translated as MVVRPLNPGEVDAVAELIHRSTNDWYKKSLGREIFSGRPRDCRIFPETYESLDPGCGLVVELDGKLAGVCFYHPRETHVGVGIMAVAPEYARQGVARMLLDKVLAEAGTLPVRLVSSAMNLDSYSLYTRAGFGAVMAYQDMRIPSDAPLPPVPMTHGSVRPATTADLFPMVDLEENLAGIRRAKDLAHFIQNPGGHWRTMVYRDQSGKIDGWLTSVDHAGCRMIGPGVMADEHVALALLHAQLSVPRGGWPIFLVPTHESYMIAELYRWGARNVELHLMQVRGPYTQPTGLVMPSFLPESG; from the coding sequence ATGGTCGTGCGCCCCTTGAATCCCGGCGAGGTAGATGCCGTGGCAGAACTGATCCACCGATCCACCAACGATTGGTACAAGAAGTCCCTCGGCAGGGAGATCTTCAGCGGACGGCCGCGCGACTGCCGGATCTTTCCGGAAACCTACGAGTCACTCGACCCCGGCTGCGGGCTGGTGGTGGAGCTGGATGGGAAGCTCGCGGGCGTGTGCTTCTACCACCCGCGCGAGACGCACGTGGGCGTGGGAATCATGGCGGTAGCACCGGAATACGCGCGGCAGGGAGTCGCCCGCATGCTGCTGGACAAGGTGCTGGCAGAGGCCGGGACGCTGCCGGTGCGCCTCGTCTCCAGTGCGATGAATCTCGATTCCTACTCGCTCTACACCCGCGCGGGATTCGGCGCCGTGATGGCGTATCAGGACATGCGCATCCCCTCGGACGCGCCGCTGCCGCCGGTGCCGATGACTCATGGCAGCGTCCGCCCCGCGACCACCGCGGATCTCTTTCCCATGGTTGATCTCGAGGAAAATCTGGCGGGCATCCGCCGGGCGAAGGACCTCGCGCACTTCATCCAGAATCCCGGCGGGCACTGGCGAACCATGGTGTATCGCGACCAATCCGGGAAAATCGACGGCTGGCTCACGTCGGTCGATCACGCGGGCTGCCGGATGATCGGTCCCGGGGTGATGGCGGACGAGCACGTGGCGCTGGCGCTGCTGCACGCCCAGCTCTCCGTGCCGCGCGGCGGGTGGCCGATCTTCCTGGTGCCAACCCACGAATCCTACATGATCGCCGAGCTCTATCGCTGGGGCGCGCGGAATGTGGAGCTGCACCTGATGCAGGTCCGCGGGCCCTACACGCAGCCGACCGGACTGGTGATGCCGAGCTTCCTGCCGGAGAGCGGTTGA
- a CDS encoding 6-phosphofructokinase, with product MNPAVKCAADYAAMRGYKPWLVYDGLRGLIDDKIVESTPQLLSGILHRGGTFLRSSRSQRFFDIQYRRQAFENLERRGIKKLIVIGGDGSFRALNQFYSDFGVPFAGIPATIDNDIAGTDYCLGVDTALNIIRQSVDSIRDTATSFSRAFVIEVMGRHCGYLAMVSALACGAELCLTTEIPYDLEKIGAKLKHEIKHEGRDHIIAIVAEGTKMAEYTTRYINDAIGMEARLTVLGHVQRGGSPTVHDRIMAYKFAVAAVDSLVAGQTNSIMVYRDGTFGNLPIHTVVDSKYQIDPAIMKLCGPLCA from the coding sequence ATGAACCCCGCCGTCAAATGTGCCGCCGACTATGCCGCCATGCGCGGCTACAAGCCATGGCTCGTCTATGACGGCCTGCGCGGTCTGATCGATGACAAGATCGTCGAATCCACCCCCCAGCTCCTCTCGGGGATCCTCCACCGCGGCGGCACCTTCCTACGGTCGTCCCGGTCGCAGCGGTTTTTCGACATCCAGTACCGCCGCCAGGCATTCGAGAATCTCGAGCGCCGCGGTATCAAGAAGCTCATCGTAATCGGCGGCGATGGCTCCTTCCGCGCGCTGAATCAATTCTACAGCGACTTCGGCGTTCCCTTCGCCGGCATCCCGGCCACGATCGACAATGACATCGCCGGCACCGACTACTGCCTCGGCGTGGATACGGCGCTGAATATCATCCGCCAGTCGGTGGACTCCATCCGGGATACCGCCACGTCATTCTCCCGTGCCTTCGTCATCGAGGTGATGGGCCGCCACTGCGGTTACCTCGCCATGGTCAGCGCGCTGGCCTGCGGTGCCGAGCTCTGCCTGACCACCGAGATCCCCTACGATCTCGAGAAGATCGGCGCGAAGCTGAAGCACGAGATCAAGCACGAGGGCCGCGACCACATCATCGCGATCGTCGCGGAAGGCACGAAGATGGCGGAGTACACCACCCGCTACATCAATGACGCGATCGGGATGGAAGCCCGCCTCACCGTGCTCGGCCACGTCCAGCGCGGCGGCTCGCCGACCGTCCACGACCGCATCATGGCCTACAAGTTCGCCGTGGCTGCGGTGGATTCCCTCGTCGCCGGGCAGACGAATTCCATCATGGTCTATCGCGACGGCACCTTCGGCAACCTGCCGATCCACACGGTGGTCGATTCGAAATATCAGATCGACCCCGCGATCATGAAGCTGTGCGGGCCGCTTTGCGCCTGA
- a CDS encoding DUF1328 domain-containing protein encodes MLHWTITFLILALVAGLLGFTGLAGASYQIAQILFFVFLVLLIVSFLKGGLKGAR; translated from the coding sequence ATGCTTCACTGGACCATCACTTTTCTGATTCTGGCGCTCGTTGCCGGGCTCCTCGGCTTCACCGGCCTCGCAGGAGCTTCCTACCAGATCGCCCAGATCCTTTTCTTCGTCTTCCTCGTCCTGTTGATCGTCTCTTTCCTCAAGGGCGGCCTCAAGGGAGCACGGTGA
- a CDS encoding lipid A deacylase LpxR family protein — translation MKSPLPGSSLTVARIVALASLFIASIARADRDSPLPDWGGGYLTFYLDNDLFANTDRDYTNGARLSWISSNRDIKDLGSVQRMLRRLSGDADSFWLFQKVTGFEDPSNIQYNFGFSLTQLMYTPERAGPYVQPPGERRYAGWSALGFSLHAKDDSVLNSVELLLGTTGSNSLAENSQDFVHSTRDIPKFNGWDYQIPNEITADLSFVQKRRSDLLNRDHGLIRMDGLTEWGTRLGSFRTSAHVGGFFRAGYHLPPDFSDPRLTETAYSNLYFDSDDPYPGHWSLYVLFGATARAVAFDATLDGPMFHDFETGITREPFVAEVFCGGGIRYRQVEVSYVHTWRSQEYEEQRDGLADFGSLALRLRF, via the coding sequence ATGAAAAGTCCCCTCCCCGGTTCCAGCCTGACAGTGGCGCGCATCGTAGCGCTGGCCTCTCTCTTCATCGCGAGCATCGCGCGTGCGGACCGCGACAGTCCCTTGCCCGACTGGGGTGGCGGCTATCTCACCTTCTATCTGGATAACGACCTCTTCGCGAATACCGACCGCGACTACACGAATGGCGCGCGGCTTTCGTGGATCTCGTCGAACCGCGACATCAAGGACCTCGGCTCCGTCCAGCGGATGCTGCGGCGGCTTTCCGGCGATGCCGATAGCTTCTGGCTCTTCCAGAAGGTGACCGGCTTCGAGGACCCGTCGAACATCCAATACAACTTCGGCTTCTCCCTGACGCAGCTCATGTACACGCCGGAGCGCGCCGGCCCCTACGTGCAACCGCCCGGTGAGCGCCGCTATGCGGGATGGTCCGCACTCGGCTTTTCGCTGCATGCGAAGGATGACTCGGTCCTGAACTCCGTGGAACTGCTGCTGGGCACCACCGGGTCGAATTCGCTCGCGGAGAACTCGCAGGACTTCGTCCACAGCACGCGGGACATCCCGAAATTCAACGGCTGGGACTACCAAATCCCGAACGAGATCACCGCTGACCTCAGCTTCGTCCAGAAGCGCCGCTCGGACCTGCTGAACCGCGACCACGGACTGATCCGCATGGACGGCCTCACAGAATGGGGCACGCGGCTCGGCAGCTTCCGCACCTCGGCGCATGTCGGCGGATTCTTCCGCGCGGGCTATCACCTGCCGCCAGACTTCTCCGACCCCCGGCTGACGGAGACCGCTTACTCGAATCTCTACTTTGACTCGGATGATCCGTATCCCGGCCATTGGTCGCTGTATGTGCTCTTCGGCGCGACTGCCCGGGCGGTCGCTTTCGACGCCACGCTCGACGGTCCGATGTTTCATGACTTCGAGACGGGGATCACCCGGGAGCCCTTCGTCGCGGAGGTCTTCTGCGGGGGCGGCATCCGCTACCGGCAGGTGGAGGTGAGCTACGTCCACACGTGGCGGAGCCAGGAATACGAGGAGCAGCGCGATGGCCTCGCCGACTTCGGCTCGCTGGCGCTGCGGCTGAGATTCTGA
- a CDS encoding serine protease, giving the protein MSGTIRLGLALLSLSLPVIADDTADLARLRTLVREHAAGMTFPSVKAKDGKVFKDVTVTEVSAQAVKFHHDKGDATLPAENCPEIWAELFGFGVKTSATEPSAKPTLAKHSDTAVAEAIAVIEGDRGTGTGFFCRDGDTTYLYSAAHVLSGNSRLKVKLRDGTVIRKFGALEAAEGADLIRLPVNEPVPMVLEIAAATGVSKVGTPVMASGNAGGGGTVGFEKGEVKGVGPESIEIDAQVIQGNSGGPILHGETQQALGVVTHLTAERKDHWAKGTRFADVRRFGCRLDRTWKWKQVPVEAFLKEGKSILAVQQQTELMIAAMQPDKWQDDIFQQLRGNPLARDIAALQSFMAQQQAGTQRMSESDRKKRLRGIFEGARHRSRAQMAEFKSDSFTWFHRETAQQEVKTREEIDKAYADAVNEMR; this is encoded by the coding sequence ATGTCCGGCACCATCCGTCTCGGCCTCGCCCTGCTCAGCCTGTCGCTCCCGGTCATCGCGGACGATACGGCGGACCTCGCGCGCCTCCGCACCCTGGTGCGTGAACACGCTGCGGGCATGACCTTCCCGAGTGTGAAGGCCAAGGACGGCAAGGTCTTCAAGGACGTGACCGTGACCGAAGTTTCGGCGCAAGCGGTGAAGTTCCACCACGACAAGGGCGACGCCACACTGCCCGCGGAGAATTGCCCGGAGATCTGGGCGGAGCTCTTCGGCTTCGGGGTGAAAACTTCGGCCACCGAGCCATCGGCCAAGCCCACCTTGGCCAAGCATTCGGACACCGCCGTGGCGGAAGCGATCGCGGTGATCGAGGGTGACCGTGGCACCGGCACCGGCTTCTTTTGCCGCGATGGCGACACCACCTACCTCTACTCTGCCGCGCACGTCCTCTCCGGAAATTCCCGACTGAAGGTGAAGCTGCGCGACGGCACCGTGATCCGGAAATTCGGCGCACTGGAAGCTGCCGAGGGAGCGGACCTGATCCGCCTGCCCGTGAATGAGCCGGTGCCGATGGTGCTGGAGATCGCCGCCGCGACGGGGGTCTCAAAGGTCGGTACCCCGGTCATGGCCTCCGGAAATGCCGGTGGCGGCGGCACGGTCGGCTTTGAAAAAGGCGAGGTCAAAGGCGTGGGCCCGGAGTCCATCGAGATCGACGCCCAGGTCATCCAGGGCAACAGCGGCGGGCCTATCCTCCATGGCGAGACGCAGCAGGCGCTCGGAGTCGTGACCCACCTCACCGCGGAGCGGAAGGACCATTGGGCAAAGGGCACGCGCTTCGCCGATGTGCGACGCTTCGGCTGCCGTCTCGACCGCACGTGGAAGTGGAAGCAGGTCCCGGTGGAAGCTTTCCTCAAGGAGGGAAAATCCATCCTCGCCGTGCAGCAACAGACCGAGTTGATGATAGCCGCGATGCAGCCGGACAAGTGGCAGGACGACATCTTCCAGCAACTCCGCGGCAATCCCCTCGCGCGGGACATCGCGGCGCTCCAGAGCTTCATGGCCCAGCAGCAGGCGGGCACCCAGCGCATGAGCGAGAGCGACCGGAAGAAGCGCCTGCGCGGCATCTTCGAGGGAGCCCGACACCGCTCGCGAGCGCAGATGGCGGAGTTCAAGAGCGACAGCTTCACCTGGTTCCACCGCGAGACAGCCCAGCAGGAGGTCAAGACCCGCGAGGAAATCGACAAGGCGTATGCCGACGCGGTGAATGAGATGCGCTGA
- a CDS encoding UDP-N-acetylglucosamine transferase subunit ALG14 has translation MPALDGMDVFYVSLDKSLAADVPGHDFYTIRDVSRRDRFGFIIVAFQLLKILFKERPKLVITTGSAPALIALLLSKYLFGSKTIWIDSIANAEKLSSSGKKAGKIADLWLTQWPQLSGPGGPQHWGAVL, from the coding sequence ATGCCAGCACTTGATGGTATGGATGTCTTTTATGTTAGTCTGGATAAATCACTGGCAGCCGATGTCCCGGGTCATGATTTTTATACGATCCGCGATGTCTCGCGCCGTGACCGCTTCGGATTTATCATCGTCGCTTTCCAGTTGCTGAAGATCCTTTTCAAGGAGCGTCCGAAGCTGGTCATCACCACGGGCTCGGCCCCGGCGCTGATCGCGCTGCTGCTTTCGAAGTATCTCTTCGGCAGCAAGACGATCTGGATCGATAGCATCGCGAATGCCGAGAAGCTTTCCTCATCGGGCAAGAAGGCCGGCAAGATCGCCGACCTGTGGCTGACGCAGTGGCCGCAACTCAGCGGGCCGGGAGGTCCACAACACTGGGGGGCGGTGCTATGA
- a CDS encoding glycosyltransferase, whose translation MFPFDRLIRMMDEWTAAHGRQDVFAQIGNGTYEPKHMKWTRKLDQLDFAKTVEDSAMIVAHAGMGSVIMADQYGKPIVLLPRIKDQGEHTTDHQLATAAWLRGKPGIHVADTDADLAPTIEVASTTARDTSGKWAASADPEFLKKIRQYVIDSLG comes from the coding sequence ATGTTCCCCTTCGACCGCCTCATCCGCATGATGGACGAGTGGACGGCGGCGCATGGCCGCCAGGATGTCTTCGCCCAGATCGGCAATGGCACCTACGAGCCGAAGCACATGAAGTGGACGCGGAAGCTCGACCAGCTCGACTTCGCGAAGACGGTGGAGGACTCGGCAATGATCGTGGCGCATGCCGGCATGGGCTCCGTCATCATGGCGGACCAGTATGGCAAGCCGATCGTGCTGCTGCCACGCATCAAGGACCAGGGCGAGCACACCACCGACCACCAGCTTGCCACGGCCGCATGGCTCCGCGGAAAGCCGGGCATCCACGTGGCGGACACCGATGCGGACCTCGCACCGACCATCGAGGTCGCCTCGACCACGGCTCGCGACACCTCCGGCAAATGGGCCGCGTCCGCCGATCCGGAATTCCTGAAGAAGATCCGCCAATACGTCATCGATTCGCTCGGGTGA
- a CDS encoding Gfo/Idh/MocA family protein has translation MIKVGVVGLGKMGLSHFSIVNAHPDTDVTVCDATGYLVDGLVKYTKVTAYKDFDELLEKEPLDAVMIVTPSKMHAGMVRKALEKGLHVFCEKPFCLDWKDSEALTKLAEEKGLVSQVGYHYRYVGAFQEVKRIVDSGALGQITHVLAEAYGPVVLRPKGSTWRTQRAEGGGCLYDYAAHAINLVNWYFGEPSGVSGTVLNSIFSADTDDEVYSTLLYPSGMSAHLSVNWSDESQRKMSTRITMTGTNGRLYADRQECQLYLREAVPALPEYQKGWNVRYTTDLTKEVDFYLRGEEYSAQIDDFVKAIIQKRRNTNNTFREAAATDKTIAMIIADKDRSPSNSRATPVVAAPKKSWFSLK, from the coding sequence ATGATCAAAGTAGGAGTAGTCGGTCTGGGGAAAATGGGCCTGTCCCACTTTTCCATCGTCAATGCTCACCCGGACACGGACGTCACCGTGTGCGACGCCACGGGCTACCTCGTGGACGGCCTGGTGAAATACACCAAGGTGACGGCCTACAAGGACTTCGACGAGTTGCTGGAGAAAGAGCCGCTCGACGCCGTGATGATCGTCACCCCGTCGAAGATGCACGCCGGCATGGTGCGCAAGGCGCTGGAGAAAGGCCTGCACGTCTTCTGCGAGAAGCCCTTCTGTCTCGACTGGAAGGACTCCGAGGCGCTCACGAAGCTGGCCGAGGAAAAGGGCCTGGTGAGCCAAGTAGGCTATCACTACCGATACGTCGGTGCCTTCCAGGAAGTGAAGCGCATCGTGGACAGCGGCGCGCTCGGCCAGATCACCCACGTGCTGGCGGAGGCATACGGTCCGGTGGTGCTGCGGCCGAAGGGCTCGACATGGCGCACGCAGCGCGCCGAGGGCGGCGGCTGTCTCTACGACTACGCGGCGCACGCGATCAATCTGGTGAACTGGTATTTCGGCGAGCCGTCCGGAGTCTCCGGCACGGTGCTCAACAGCATCTTCTCCGCGGACACGGACGACGAGGTCTATAGTACTTTGCTCTACCCCTCCGGCATGAGCGCGCATCTCTCCGTGAACTGGAGCGATGAATCACAGCGCAAGATGTCCACGCGCATCACGATGACGGGCACGAACGGACGCCTCTATGCGGACCGCCAGGAGTGCCAGCTCTACCTGCGCGAGGCGGTCCCCGCCTTGCCCGAATACCAGAAGGGCTGGAACGTGCGCTACACCACCGACCTGACGAAGGAGGTCGATTTCTACCTGCGTGGCGAGGAGTACTCCGCGCAGATCGATGACTTCGTGAAGGCCATCATCCAGAAGCGGAGGAACACGAACAACACCTTCCGCGAGGCAGCCGCGACGGACAAGACCATCGCCATGATCATCGCGGACAAGGACCGCTCGCCCTCGAACTCCCGCGCCACGCCCGTGGTCGCAGCACCGAAGAAGTCCTGGTTCAGCCTCAAGTGA
- a CDS encoding sensor histidine kinase: protein MKLLEAGAATEASARRRLFWTLQISGWATVGVMSLYPLLQIFDAGTIVVILVLRFISGILVTLGMREIFRRLPWREWAWWKLGSGVLVFCMIVGPLDSLATHFLARFITADSVPSGIFSFLLTMSMLLRASILTIWSLLYFGIKVWLETAEVKLRAAESEAAARTSELRQLRSQVNPHFLFNALNSILAEKDNPDAVEKLTQELAGYLRFSLRPTGDCQLLGEEVDALQHYLSVEKARFEEKLLHSVRISPEARNCRVPVSTVQPLVENAMKYGWKTSPIPLQLQLSAEILPDSGALQVTVANTGRWQEFDATRSHGIGLSNLRRRLELLFGSEARLTHEATGDGWVRVSVLIPRESLLPS from the coding sequence ATGAAACTCTTGGAGGCGGGCGCAGCCACAGAGGCGTCCGCACGGCGGAGGCTCTTCTGGACCTTGCAGATCAGCGGCTGGGCGACCGTGGGGGTGATGTCCCTCTATCCGCTGCTGCAAATCTTCGATGCCGGGACCATCGTCGTCATCCTCGTGCTCCGCTTCATCTCGGGCATCCTGGTCACGCTGGGGATGCGGGAGATTTTCCGCCGGCTGCCATGGCGCGAGTGGGCCTGGTGGAAGCTGGGCTCCGGCGTGCTGGTCTTCTGCATGATCGTGGGTCCGCTGGACTCCCTCGCCACACACTTCCTTGCCCGGTTCATCACGGCGGACTCCGTGCCTTCCGGGATCTTCTCCTTCCTGCTGACGATGAGCATGCTGCTGCGGGCGAGCATCCTCACGATCTGGAGCCTCCTCTACTTCGGCATCAAGGTGTGGCTGGAAACCGCGGAGGTAAAGCTGCGCGCCGCCGAGAGCGAGGCCGCCGCGCGCACGAGCGAGCTGAGGCAACTCCGCTCCCAGGTGAACCCGCATTTCCTCTTCAACGCGCTCAATTCCATCCTCGCAGAGAAGGACAACCCGGATGCTGTGGAAAAGCTCACGCAGGAGCTGGCGGGCTACCTGCGCTTCTCGCTGAGACCGACGGGTGACTGCCAGTTGCTCGGCGAGGAAGTCGATGCACTGCAGCACTACCTGAGTGTCGAGAAGGCGAGATTTGAGGAAAAGCTGCTCCACTCCGTGCGCATCTCGCCCGAGGCGCGGAACTGCCGCGTGCCCGTTTCCACGGTGCAGCCACTGGTGGAGAATGCGATGAAGTATGGCTGGAAGACGAGCCCCATCCCGCTGCAACTCCAGCTCTCCGCGGAGATATTGCCCGACTCCGGAGCGCTACAGGTGACCGTGGCGAATACAGGACGCTGGCAGGAATTTGACGCCACCCGCTCGCATGGCATCGGACTGTCGAACCTGCGGCGGAGACTGGAATTGCTTTTCGGCAGCGAGGCGCGTCTGACTCACGAAGCCACGGGCGACGGATGGGTCAGGGTGAGCGTCCTGATTCCCCGCGAGAGCCTGCTACCCTCATGA
- a CDS encoding LytR/AlgR family response regulator transcription factor, with protein sequence MTKPCKALIIDDERLARKRLRDLLSAHPRISVVGEADGVQAAASLCAELQPDLLFLDIEMPPHNGFDLLPLLQDGPAAPDVVFVTAHESFAIRAFEVSALDYLLKPIHPDRLEITIRKLEAAPRPGIPEKFADQDAWTMTSKIALGDRSTTHLVVVASIVHIQALGAYSRVHLTDKPPMIVLRSISEWEKRLPSSGFCRVDRSLIVQSGMIRKMATKSRDETEIVMEGLQAPLTLGRAATARLKKQLKEIE encoded by the coding sequence ATGACCAAGCCGTGCAAAGCCCTGATCATCGATGACGAGCGCCTGGCCCGGAAGCGCCTGCGCGATCTGCTGTCGGCGCATCCACGGATCAGCGTGGTGGGCGAGGCGGACGGGGTGCAGGCTGCCGCCAGTCTCTGCGCGGAGCTCCAGCCGGACCTCCTCTTCCTGGACATCGAGATGCCGCCGCACAATGGCTTCGACCTGCTACCGCTGCTACAGGATGGGCCCGCCGCGCCGGACGTGGTCTTTGTCACCGCGCACGAGAGCTTCGCGATCCGGGCTTTTGAAGTGAGCGCGCTGGACTACCTGCTGAAGCCGATCCACCCGGACCGGCTGGAAATCACCATCCGGAAGCTGGAAGCAGCGCCTAGACCCGGCATACCGGAGAAATTCGCCGATCAGGATGCCTGGACCATGACCTCCAAGATCGCACTGGGCGACAGAAGTACGACACATCTCGTAGTTGTCGCGTCGATCGTGCATATCCAAGCGTTGGGGGCCTATTCGCGGGTCCATCTGACGGACAAGCCACCGATGATCGTGCTGCGTAGCATTTCCGAGTGGGAAAAGCGTCTCCCCTCCTCCGGCTTTTGCCGAGTGGACCGCTCGCTGATCGTCCAGTCGGGCATGATCCGGAAGATGGCTACGAAGTCCCGCGACGAGACCGAGATCGTCATGGAAGGTCTTCAGGCCCCCCTGACCCTCGGACGGGCAGCGACTGCCCGGCTGAAGAAGCAGCTCAAGGAAATCGAGTAA